One Caulobacter segnis genomic window carries:
- a CDS encoding serine hydrolase domain-containing protein, translating into MTLRVSSAAAFAAAFIALWSWGGPEARAQDASPPPAASEPPAEPVLNSAPRPYNSLRPRRTRPAARPVAAATPATPAPAAAQAPAPTAATPAPVLAAAAPLPGPQLEAFVDGVVRRAMSRDHIAGVTLSVVQNGQVVLKKGYGFANLDQRRPVDPDKTLFRVASISKTFTWIALMNEIEAGRMRLDGPVNLYLPEPLQLKDQGKKTPVRLQDLMTHTGGFEDRALGQLFERDPNRVRPLNDYLRQERPRRVREPGLLPSYSNYGAALAGAAVANVVGKPYEQLVSEEIILPAGMTHTTFREARPWNDRLPAPMNEALAAELSDGFSWTPMGWKTRPREFMGQIAPAASASSTAGDMARYMTLLLNGGTLNGRTIFSPKTALAFRTPMYRPAPEAAGWNAGFMDIALPGGRRGFGHGGATLYFHSNLVIVPDLGLGIFVSANTDSGANLPATLPSTIIEHFYADAPAVPPASTLTYDQARAYEGDYLTTRRAYGGLEGFTNRIIGRAAVRATPDGRLSIIEGGVGALFNGTDRPGVFKAVDSPLTLVFDQNGDRPSRFYAARGWSTYERIGFFRSASLLTWTAAIAGLASAATILGAMVRNRREARQTPVQARASQMQTMQAVLWLISAACMGVFAAKATDQTNVFFGWPSGWLLSGSACALVAAVLSVLTLGALPMVWRGGRRVDSWSGWRKVAFTFTALLFVFLAVLLGLWGYLLPWS; encoded by the coding sequence TTGACGTTGCGCGTTTCGTCCGCAGCCGCCTTCGCGGCGGCCTTCATCGCACTTTGGTCCTGGGGGGGACCGGAGGCGCGGGCGCAGGACGCTTCGCCGCCGCCCGCCGCGTCCGAACCGCCCGCCGAGCCGGTCCTGAATTCCGCGCCGCGCCCCTATAACAGCCTGCGTCCGCGCCGGACTCGGCCGGCGGCCCGTCCCGTCGCCGCGGCGACGCCCGCGACGCCCGCGCCCGCCGCCGCACAGGCTCCGGCGCCGACCGCCGCCACGCCGGCGCCCGTCCTGGCCGCCGCTGCGCCCCTGCCCGGGCCGCAGCTGGAAGCCTTCGTCGACGGCGTCGTCCGCCGCGCCATGAGTCGCGACCACATCGCCGGCGTCACCCTGTCGGTGGTCCAGAACGGCCAGGTCGTGCTGAAGAAGGGCTACGGCTTCGCCAACCTTGACCAGCGCAGGCCCGTCGATCCCGACAAGACCCTGTTCCGGGTCGCCTCGATCTCCAAGACGTTCACCTGGATCGCCCTGATGAACGAGATCGAGGCCGGTCGCATGCGCCTGGACGGCCCGGTCAACCTCTACCTGCCCGAGCCTCTGCAGTTGAAGGACCAGGGCAAGAAGACGCCGGTGCGCCTGCAGGACCTGATGACCCACACGGGCGGTTTCGAGGACCGCGCGCTGGGCCAGCTGTTCGAGCGCGATCCGAACCGCGTGCGGCCGCTCAACGACTATCTGCGCCAGGAACGTCCGCGCCGGGTGCGCGAGCCGGGCCTGTTGCCCAGCTATTCCAACTACGGCGCGGCCCTGGCCGGTGCGGCGGTCGCCAACGTCGTCGGCAAGCCCTACGAGCAGCTGGTCAGCGAGGAGATCATCCTGCCGGCCGGCATGACCCACACGACCTTCCGCGAAGCCCGCCCGTGGAACGACCGGCTGCCCGCGCCGATGAACGAGGCGCTGGCCGCCGAGCTGTCGGACGGCTTCTCGTGGACACCGATGGGCTGGAAAACCCGCCCCCGCGAGTTCATGGGCCAGATCGCGCCCGCCGCCTCGGCCTCCAGCACCGCCGGCGACATGGCCCGCTACATGACCCTGCTGCTGAACGGCGGCACCCTCAACGGCAGGACCATCTTCTCGCCAAAGACCGCCCTGGCCTTCCGCACGCCGATGTACCGGCCCGCGCCCGAGGCGGCCGGCTGGAACGCCGGCTTTATGGACATCGCCCTGCCCGGCGGCCGGCGCGGTTTCGGCCATGGCGGCGCCACCCTGTACTTCCACTCGAACCTGGTGATCGTTCCGGACCTGGGCCTGGGCATCTTCGTCTCGGCCAACACCGACAGCGGCGCGAATCTGCCCGCCACCCTGCCCTCGACGATCATCGAGCATTTCTACGCCGACGCCCCCGCCGTGCCGCCCGCCAGCACCCTGACCTATGACCAGGCCCGCGCCTACGAGGGCGACTATCTGACCACCCGCCGGGCCTATGGCGGGCTGGAGGGCTTCACCAACCGCATCATCGGCCGCGCGGCGGTGCGGGCCACGCCCGATGGCCGCCTCAGCATCATCGAAGGCGGCGTCGGCGCCCTGTTCAACGGCACGGACCGTCCTGGCGTGTTCAAGGCCGTCGACAGCCCGCTGACCCTGGTCTTCGATCAAAATGGTGACCGCCCTTCGCGCTTCTACGCCGCGCGCGGCTGGTCCACCTACGAGCGGATCGGCTTCTTCCGCTCGGCCAGCCTGCTGACCTGGACGGCGGCGATCGCCGGCCTGGCCAGCGCCGCCACGATCCTGGGCGCGATGGTCCGCAACCGCCGCGAGGCTCGCCAGACCCCGGTCCAGGCCCGCGCCAGCCAGATGCAGACCATGCAGGCTGTGCTGTGGCTGATCTCGGCCGCCTGCATGGGCGTGTTCGCCGCCAAGGCGACCGACCAGACCAACGTCTTCTTCGGCTGGCCCAGCGGTTGGCTGCTCAGCGGTTCGGCCTGCGCCCTGGTCGCGGCGGTGCTGAGCGTCCTGACCCTGGGCGCCCTGCCGATGGTCTGGCGCGGCGGACGTCGGGTCGATAGCTGGAGCGGCTGGCGCAAGGTGGCCTTCACCTTCACCGCCCTGCTGTTCGTGTTCCTGGCGGTTTTGCTAGGCCTCTGGGGCTATCTGCTGCCCTGGAGCTGA
- a CDS encoding C13 family peptidase has translation MRRAAAVIGLLALLFTPPQLARAAGPFSNWTAVVVAGDFHAHSGGPTEAFDNARRDVSKALVALGFDKAAVQQFSVRPERYPVDSPGRADARAIYDALRIRAQTAKAGCLFYISSHGSPEGAILGEDVLRPHLLAAMLNDACPGRPSVVVISACFSGVFIPPLQKSDRLVLTAARPDRASFGCGEDDKYPYFDDCFLSTIPSARDFAALGTGVQACVARKEKETGAEPASEPQVWIGAALRPILPLYAFDRAKASTP, from the coding sequence ATGCGGAGAGCGGCGGCGGTCATCGGACTTCTGGCTTTGCTCTTCACGCCGCCGCAGCTCGCGCGCGCCGCCGGCCCATTCTCCAACTGGACGGCCGTGGTGGTGGCCGGCGACTTCCACGCCCATTCCGGCGGCCCGACCGAGGCCTTCGACAACGCCCGCCGCGACGTCTCCAAGGCGCTGGTCGCGCTGGGCTTCGACAAGGCGGCGGTCCAGCAGTTCTCGGTGCGCCCCGAACGCTATCCCGTCGATTCGCCCGGCCGCGCCGACGCCCGCGCCATCTATGACGCCCTGCGGATCCGAGCCCAGACGGCCAAGGCCGGCTGCCTATTCTACATCAGCTCGCACGGCAGCCCCGAGGGGGCGATTCTCGGCGAGGACGTGCTGCGCCCCCACCTGCTGGCCGCCATGCTGAACGACGCCTGCCCCGGACGTCCCAGCGTGGTGGTGATCTCCGCCTGTTTTTCGGGCGTGTTCATTCCGCCGCTGCAGAAGAGCGACCGCCTGGTCCTGACCGCCGCCCGCCCCGACCGGGCCTCGTTCGGCTGCGGCGAGGACGACAAATACCCGTATTTCGACGACTGCTTCCTCTCCACCATCCCCAGCGCCCGCGACTTCGCGGCCCTGGGAACCGGCGTCCAGGCCTGCGTGGCGCGCAAGGAGAAGGAGACCGGCGCTGAACCCGCGTCCGAACCCCAGGTGTGGATCGGCGCCGCCCTGCGGCCGATCCTGCCGCTATACGCCTTCGATCGCGCCAAGGCTTCGACGCCTTGA
- a CDS encoding PaaI family thioesterase, translating into MSDIASDAPQTLSDEAILARFRASRNQPTGSQTLGFELLAVRQADREIEVGFTARAELLCNPMGQIQGGYVCAMLDECMSVAGLVTSGMTHVVPTLEMKTSFLRPAMPGALRGVGRVVKWGRTVCFMEGELYDAEGRLLAKSTGTAIPTPFASFKKK; encoded by the coding sequence ATGAGCGACATCGCCTCGGACGCTCCCCAGACCCTGAGCGACGAGGCGATCCTCGCGCGCTTCCGCGCATCCAGGAACCAGCCGACCGGATCCCAGACCCTGGGCTTCGAACTGCTGGCCGTGCGCCAGGCCGATCGCGAGATCGAGGTCGGTTTCACGGCGCGCGCCGAGCTGCTCTGCAACCCGATGGGGCAGATCCAGGGCGGATATGTCTGCGCCATGCTGGACGAGTGCATGTCGGTGGCCGGTCTGGTCACATCGGGCATGACCCATGTCGTCCCCACCCTGGAGATGAAGACCAGCTTCCTGCGTCCCGCCATGCCCGGCGCGCTGCGCGGCGTGGGCCGCGTCGTGAAGTGGGGCCGCACGGTCTGCTTCATGGAGGGCGAGCTCTACGACGCCGAGGGACGACTACTGGCCAAGTCCACAGGCACGGCGATCCCGACGCCCTTCGCCAGCTTCAAGAAGAAATAA
- a CDS encoding SspB family protein translates to MSQTPPPEDLMQYEAMAQDALRGVVKAALKKAAAPGGLPEPHHLYITFKTKAAGVSGPQDLLGKYPDEMTIVLQHQYWDLAPGDAFFSVTLKFGGQPKRLSVPYAAVTRFYDPSVQFALQFAAPEVIEDEPEPEAEPEAKAPAPAGDEGPKIVSLDQFRKK, encoded by the coding sequence ATGTCCCAGACCCCACCGCCCGAAGACCTCATGCAATACGAGGCCATGGCCCAGGACGCCCTGCGCGGCGTGGTCAAGGCGGCCCTGAAGAAGGCCGCCGCTCCGGGCGGCCTGCCCGAGCCGCATCACCTGTACATCACCTTCAAGACCAAGGCGGCCGGCGTGTCGGGTCCGCAGGACCTGCTGGGCAAGTACCCGGACGAGATGACCATCGTCCTGCAGCATCAGTATTGGGACCTCGCGCCGGGCGACGCCTTCTTCTCGGTCACGCTGAAGTTCGGCGGTCAGCCCAAGCGCCTGTCGGTGCCCTACGCGGCGGTGACCCGCTTCTACGACCCGTCGGTGCAGTTCGCCCTGCAGTTCGCCGCTCCCGAGGTCATCGAGGACGAGCCGGAGCCTGAAGCCGAACCCGAGGCCAAGGCCCCCGCCCCGGCGGGCGACGAGGGTCCCAAGATCGTTTCCCTGGACCAGTTCCGGAAAAAATGA
- a CDS encoding Atu4866 domain-containing protein encodes MSAIVPHIPVAGVWTSPDGHICLELRADGRFIETRDDFADVFTGVYVLVGETLKLFEDHGAVVSGTLSNGRLSLGTVEHPAFHTEVEAPIL; translated from the coding sequence ATGTCCGCCATCGTTCCCCACATCCCCGTCGCCGGCGTCTGGACCTCGCCCGACGGCCACATCTGCCTGGAGCTGCGCGCCGACGGCCGCTTCATCGAGACCCGCGACGACTTCGCCGATGTGTTCACCGGCGTGTATGTGCTGGTCGGCGAAACCCTGAAGCTGTTCGAGGACCACGGCGCGGTCGTCAGCGGCACCCTGTCCAACGGCCGCCTCAGCCTGGGGACAGTCGAACACCCGGCCTTCCATACCGAGGTCGAAGCCCCTATATTGTGA
- a CDS encoding AraC family transcriptional regulator has translation MSTREALAALIERFAPDEGPVDTCCPRVNLYRVHAPSEPMHAVHDPSFCVLAQGRKRVLVGDTVHEYDDVNFFLSSIDVPVAGQVIEASVEKPYLAFRIVLDANLISEMMMECGLVARLDAAAPLVGGMSAGAMTPQLFDAACRMVSLMDCPEDAPILAPLIEREILYRLLTGPQGPRLAQIARRDGRLRQVNRAIGWIKRNFDQPFSIDAVAEEARMSASALHQHFKAVTSLSPLQYQKQIRLQEARRLILVQRLDAATAGHTVGYDSASQFSREYARLFGAPPLRDVARLREQPEQMAGA, from the coding sequence ATGAGCACGCGCGAGGCGCTGGCCGCCCTGATTGAACGATTCGCACCGGACGAAGGGCCGGTCGACACCTGCTGCCCCAGGGTCAACCTGTACCGCGTGCATGCGCCCAGCGAGCCCATGCACGCCGTGCACGACCCGTCCTTCTGCGTGCTGGCCCAGGGGCGCAAGCGCGTGCTGGTCGGCGACACCGTCCACGAATACGACGACGTGAACTTCTTCCTGTCGTCGATCGACGTGCCGGTGGCGGGGCAGGTGATCGAGGCCTCGGTGGAGAAGCCGTACCTGGCCTTCCGCATCGTCCTGGACGCCAACCTGATCAGCGAGATGATGATGGAGTGCGGCCTGGTCGCACGCCTCGACGCCGCCGCGCCGCTGGTCGGCGGCATGTCGGCGGGGGCGATGACCCCGCAGTTGTTCGATGCCGCCTGCCGGATGGTCAGCCTTATGGACTGCCCCGAGGACGCGCCGATCCTGGCCCCGCTGATCGAGCGCGAGATCCTCTATCGCCTGCTGACCGGCCCGCAGGGGCCGCGCCTGGCCCAGATCGCCCGCCGCGACGGCCGTCTGCGCCAGGTCAACCGGGCCATCGGCTGGATCAAGCGCAACTTCGACCAGCCGTTCAGCATCGACGCCGTCGCCGAGGAGGCGCGGATGAGCGCCTCGGCCCTGCACCAGCACTTCAAGGCGGTGACCTCGCTGTCGCCGCTGCAGTACCAGAAGCAGATCCGCCTGCAGGAGGCGCGGCGACTGATCCTGGTCCAACGGCTGGACGCCGCCACGGCCGGCCACACGGTCGGCTATGACAGCGCCTCGCAGTTCAGCCGCGAATACGCTCGGCTGTTCGGCGCGCCGCCGCTTCGAGACGTGGCGCGCCTGCGGGAACAGCCCGAGCAGATGGCCGGCGCCTAG